CGGGCTGCGGTAGAACTCGATCAGGCCGCCGTACTTGGCCGCGTTCTTGGTGAAGTAGTCGCTGTGGATGTCGGAGTCACGAATGAACGTGAGGCCGGTGATCGACTTCTTGAGCGACACGGTCTTCGACGTGACGAACTGCGCGTACAGCCACGCGGCCGAGCGGCGCTCGAACGGGGTGGACTTGAAGAACGTCCACGAGCCGACGTCCTGGTAGCCGTTCTGCATGCCGTCCTTCCAGTACGGGCCGTGCGGCGACGGGGCCATGCGCCACTTGGGCGAGCCGTCGGTGTTGACCACCGGGCCAGGCTTGGTCATCGGCGCGGTGAAGGCGCTGTACCAGAACACCTGCTGCGCGATATGGCCCTGCGCGGGTACCGGGCCGGCCTCGTTGAAGGTCATGCCGGTCGCCTCGGGCGGGGCGTACTTCTTCATCCAGTCGATGTACTTGGTCAGGGCGTACACGGCGGCCGGGCTGTTGGTGGCACCGCCGCGCGACATCGAGGCGCCGACCGGGGCGCACCCTTCCACGCGGATGCCCCATTCGTCCACCGGCAGGCCGTTGGGGATGCCCTTGTCGGCGGAGCCGGCCATCGACAGCCAGGCATCGGTGAAGCGCCAGCCCAGCGACGGGTCCTTCTTGCCGTAGTCCATGTGGCCGTAGACGCGCTTGCCGTCCAGTTCCTTCACGTCGTTGGTGAAGAAGTTGGCGATGTCTTCATAGGCCGTCCAGTTGACGGGCACGCCCAGGTCGTAGCCGTACTTGGCCTTGAACTTGTCCTGCAGGTCCTTGCGCGCGAACCAGTCGGCGCGGAACCAGTACAGGTTGGCGAACTGCTGGTCGGGCAGCTGGTACAGCTTGCCGTCCGAGGCGGTGGTGAAGCTGGTGCCGATGAAATCCTTCAGGTCCAGGCCCGGGTTGGTGAACTCCTTGCCTTCGCCGGCCATGTAGTCCGACAGCGGCATCACCACGCCGTAGCGGTAGTGCGTGCCGATCAGGTCGGAGTCGGAGATCCAGCCGTCGTAGATGCTCTTGCCGGACTGCATCGAGGTCTGCAGCTTCTCGACCACGTCGC
The sequence above is a segment of the Ralstonia nicotianae genome. Coding sequences within it:
- a CDS encoding ABC transporter substrate-binding protein codes for the protein MKTSWRMTLQISAIALASALAAGAAHAGEAEAKKWVTTEFQPSTLPQDKQMAEMKWFIDAAAKLKARGVTEIHVVSETLDVHAYESKTLARAFEEITGIKVKHDIMQEGDVVEKLQTSMQSGKSIYDGWISDSDLIGTHYRYGVVMPLSDYMAGEGKEFTNPGLDLKDFIGTSFTTASDGKLYQLPDQQFANLYWFRADWFARKDLQDKFKAKYGYDLGVPVNWTAYEDIANFFTNDVKELDGKRVYGHMDYGKKDPSLGWRFTDAWLSMAGSADKGIPNGLPVDEWGIRVEGCAPVGASMSRGGATNSPAAVYALTKYIDWMKKYAPPEATGMTFNEAGPVPAQGHIAQQVFWYSAFTAPMTKPGPVVNTDGSPKWRMAPSPHGPYWKDGMQNGYQDVGSWTFFKSTPFERRSAAWLYAQFVTSKTVSLKKSITGLTFIRDSDIHSDYFTKNAAKYGGLIEFYRSPARVAWTPTGNNVPDYPKLAQLWWKNVATAVTGEKTPQGAMDNLAKEMDQVMGRLQRAGMKNCAPKLNPEGDPGKWLSAEHAPWKKLDNERPKGETVAYDKLLAAWKDGRVR